One Lusitaniella coriacea LEGE 07157 genomic window carries:
- a CDS encoding PAS domain-containing protein has translation MLFHANIIPLTGTALIPHGTCYLWKPSLVGLHSVSNGAIALAYAAISLTLIQVFRKRPDLPFNWLLILFASFILFCGISHAIDIWTLWHPDYWFAGGILALTAWFSLGTATAAIALFPQVIAFPSPQQMAEKNRQLQKVNGELQKERQFLQALLESLSDGIVACDAEGVLTLFNQATQTWHGLPQKTITAEEWSQYYNLYRTDGKTPLPKEEIPLFRAFQGEIVRDEQIAIVTKEGEARIVLANGTPILLPTGEKIGAVVAIRDITERKKAEAALKESEERWQLVLEGTGDGIFDWNIITGEAFISPQFKANLGYRDEEMENTYEGGESCVHPDDLEGVLKRIQDHFANQLPQYTAEYRMRCKDGTYKWILAKGIDRRDEAGNPLRMVGSLQDITRRKYTETALKESLERDRVIAENSSDLIATQTLDGIYLYISPACRSLLGYEPEQMVGRSLFEFLHPEDATALQKTQTLIHQLPERYTHSYRMRRHDGSYTWLETTHKISRYSTDENQQLIVSISRDITARKQAEVAIVTLNQELEQELDDRKSRFKNINRLYRSVLNNVREVIFQTDKTGRWTFLSPAWESITGFGIEESLNKPFIDCVYSEKDQQRIHTLFQDLILEKRPAWRYEFRSPTKHGNFRWLEIYMRLNLDGESKSHFGAYGTINDITERKQAEAILKARADELAKQQRQIELQNLQLQEASRLKSQFLATMSHELRTPMNAIMGFSQMLQTQQYGELTQRQQDMVSRIFNNSQNLLMMLNEVLDFSKLEAGGIEPKPESFDLGKFLHLTVEELRSLADNKQLSLRVNLDLPHPIITSDQNCLRRVLVNLVSNAIKFTNTGGIKVSAKEMDNEQIVISVEDTGIGIDTQDLGTIFQAFRQVDQTLTRQHSGTGLGLAITKSLVEMIDGTIHVESQVGEGSVFRVRLPKSATPP, from the coding sequence ATGCTATTCCATGCAAACATAATTCCCCTAACTGGCACTGCTTTGATACCCCACGGAACCTGCTATCTGTGGAAACCCAGTTTAGTTGGATTGCATTCCGTTAGCAACGGCGCGATCGCGCTTGCCTACGCAGCCATTTCCCTCACCCTCATCCAAGTTTTTCGCAAACGCCCCGATCTCCCCTTCAATTGGCTTTTAATCCTCTTTGCCAGTTTTATTCTATTTTGCGGTATCAGTCACGCGATCGATATTTGGACCCTGTGGCATCCCGACTACTGGTTCGCCGGGGGGATTCTCGCACTGACCGCTTGGTTTTCCTTGGGGACAGCAACAGCGGCAATCGCCTTATTTCCCCAAGTCATCGCTTTTCCCTCCCCCCAACAAATGGCAGAAAAAAATCGCCAACTTCAGAAAGTCAATGGCGAGCTGCAAAAGGAGCGACAATTTCTCCAAGCCTTATTAGAAAGCCTCTCTGATGGGATTGTGGCTTGTGATGCAGAAGGCGTGTTAACCCTCTTCAACCAAGCAACTCAAACGTGGCACGGTTTGCCCCAAAAAACGATTACTGCCGAAGAGTGGTCGCAATACTATAACTTGTACCGCACTGACGGGAAAACTCCCCTACCCAAAGAAGAAATCCCTCTCTTTCGAGCTTTTCAAGGTGAAATCGTGCGGGACGAACAAATCGCGATCGTCACCAAAGAAGGAGAAGCGCGTATCGTTCTTGCTAACGGAACGCCCATTCTTTTACCCACCGGAGAGAAAATAGGGGCAGTCGTCGCCATACGAGACATTACTGAGAGGAAAAAAGCTGAAGCAGCCCTCAAAGAAAGCGAGGAGCGCTGGCAGCTCGTCCTTGAAGGCACCGGAGACGGAATTTTTGACTGGAATATTATTACGGGAGAAGCCTTTATTTCGCCGCAATTTAAAGCCAATCTTGGCTACCGCGATGAGGAAATGGAAAATACCTACGAAGGTGGGGAAAGCTGCGTTCATCCCGACGACCTTGAGGGAGTCTTAAAACGAATTCAAGACCATTTTGCAAATCAGCTTCCGCAATACACCGCCGAGTATCGAATGCGCTGTAAAGACGGCACCTATAAATGGATTTTGGCAAAGGGAATCGACCGGCGCGACGAGGCAGGCAATCCCTTACGCATGGTGGGTTCCCTTCAAGATATTACCCGACGCAAATACACCGAAACTGCCCTAAAAGAGAGTTTAGAGCGCGATCGCGTTATCGCAGAAAACTCCTCCGATCTTATTGCCACCCAAACTCTCGATGGAATCTATCTCTACATTTCCCCCGCCTGTCGTTCGCTCTTAGGATATGAACCAGAACAAATGGTCGGGCGCTCTCTCTTTGAATTTCTTCATCCCGAAGATGCTACAGCATTGCAAAAAACCCAAACCCTCATTCACCAACTCCCCGAACGATACACCCACAGCTACCGAATGCGCCGCCACGACGGAAGCTATACTTGGCTGGAAACCACTCACAAAATCAGCCGCTACAGCACAGACGAAAATCAACAACTTATTGTCTCCATCTCGCGGGATATTACCGCGCGCAAACAGGCAGAAGTCGCCATCGTCACCCTCAACCAAGAACTAGAACAAGAACTCGACGACCGCAAAAGCAGGTTTAAAAATATTAATCGCCTCTATCGCTCCGTCCTCAACAACGTCCGAGAAGTGATTTTCCAAACCGACAAAACAGGACGTTGGACATTTCTCAGTCCCGCCTGGGAGAGTATTACGGGATTTGGCATTGAAGAGAGTCTCAATAAACCCTTCATTGATTGTGTTTACTCCGAAAAAGACCAACAGCGCATTCACACTCTATTCCAGGACTTAATCTTAGAAAAACGCCCCGCTTGGCGCTATGAATTTCGCTCCCCCACCAAACATGGAAACTTTCGCTGGTTGGAGATATATATGCGGCTTAATCTCGACGGAGAAAGCAAAAGTCATTTTGGAGCTTATGGCACCATCAACGATATCACCGAGCGCAAACAAGCAGAAGCCATACTCAAAGCACGCGCTGACGAACTCGCCAAACAACAACGACAAATTGAACTGCAAAACCTCCAACTCCAAGAAGCCTCTCGTCTCAAGTCCCAGTTTCTCGCTACGATGTCCCACGAATTGCGCACGCCGATGAACGCCATCATGGGCTTTTCTCAAATGCTCCAAACCCAGCAATACGGAGAGCTAACCCAGCGACAGCAGGACATGGTTTCCCGCATCTTCAACAACAGCCAAAATCTCTTAATGATGTTGAATGAAGTCCTCGACTTTTCTAAATTGGAAGCTGGCGGTATCGAACCCAAGCCTGAATCTTTCGATTTGGGCAAGTTTTTACACCTCACTGTCGAAGAACTGCGTTCCCTCGCTGACAACAAACAACTCTCCCTGCGCGTAAATCTTGACCTCCCCCATCCAATCATCACTAGCGACCAAAACTGCCTGCGTCGCGTTCTGGTCAATCTGGTTTCCAACGCGATTAAATTTACCAATACCGGTGGCATAAAGGTCAGTGCAAAAGAAATGGATAACGAACAAATCGTTATTTCCGTAGAAGATACAGGGATTGGGATCGATACCCAAGATTTAGGTACGATTTTCCAAGCCTTTCGTCAAGTCGATCAAACCCTAACGCGCCAGCACTCTGGAACGGGATTGGGACTTGCAATAACGAAGTCTTTGGTCGAAATGATCGACGGAACCATTCATGTTGAATCTCAAGTCGGAGAAGGCTCTGTTTTCCGCGTGAGATTGCCTAAGAGCGCCACTCCTCCTTAG
- a CDS encoding sensor histidine kinase, translating to MIQSNYILAVDDNPDNLFLVQLALEQEGHNIQLIDNGMQALSQIEKSPPDLVLLDVMMPGMDGYEVAGRIRNNPNLPFIPILMITAHEQSSVVAGLDAGADEFIRKPVRVDELQARVRSLLRLKQSIDQRENFVHCLTHDLRTPLVAVDRMLKLTCQGAFGEVPPPMNEALSSILSSNENLLQMLNKLLEVYQYDIGQKVLSFISFNLSELVEETIAELQPLAQQKAIDLQSTITAGVGEMTGDRLELRRVLTNLIGNAIKFTDAGKVAVNITPEDGGIVLGVSDTGMGISVEDRARIFERFRQGNHLRSGSGLGLYLCHQIIRSHQGRIDVQSEVGEGTTFTIHLPIAQNKARG from the coding sequence ATGATTCAGTCTAATTATATTCTTGCAGTAGATGACAACCCCGATAACCTCTTTCTCGTGCAATTAGCATTGGAGCAAGAGGGACATAACATACAACTTATAGATAACGGGATGCAAGCCCTATCGCAGATTGAAAAATCACCCCCGGATCTAGTTTTACTCGATGTCATGATGCCGGGAATGGATGGTTATGAAGTGGCGGGTCGCATTCGGAACAATCCAAATTTGCCCTTTATCCCCATTCTGATGATCACGGCGCACGAACAATCGAGCGTTGTCGCTGGATTGGATGCAGGTGCAGACGAATTTATTCGCAAACCCGTGCGAGTTGACGAATTACAGGCTAGAGTTCGTTCTCTGCTGCGCCTCAAGCAGAGTATCGACCAGCGAGAAAACTTTGTCCACTGTCTCACTCACGATCTTCGCACGCCATTGGTTGCGGTGGATCGAATGTTGAAGTTGACTTGCCAAGGTGCGTTTGGGGAGGTTCCCCCTCCGATGAATGAAGCGCTTTCGAGCATTCTGAGCAGTAATGAAAACCTCTTGCAAATGTTGAATAAACTGCTGGAGGTTTACCAATACGATATCGGACAAAAGGTTTTAAGTTTTATTTCCTTCAATTTGTCGGAGTTGGTTGAGGAGACGATCGCGGAACTTCAACCTTTAGCCCAGCAAAAAGCTATTGATTTGCAGAGTACCATCACAGCAGGTGTGGGGGAAATGACTGGCGATCGTTTGGAATTGCGTCGCGTGCTAACGAACTTGATTGGCAATGCGATCAAGTTTACAGATGCGGGAAAAGTGGCTGTCAATATAACCCCGGAAGACGGGGGGATCGTATTGGGGGTCAGCGATACGGGGATGGGAATTTCCGTGGAAGATCGCGCAAGAATTTTCGAGCGTTTTCGCCAAGGCAATCATCTGCGTTCGGGAAGCGGTTTGGGACTCTACCTGTGCCATCAAATCATTCGATCTCATCAAGGTCGTATCGATGTGCAATCGGAGGTGGGAGAAGGAACCACATTTACAATCCATTTGCCGATTGCCCAAAATAAGGCTCGCGGCTAA
- a CDS encoding FHA domain-containing protein, with amino-acid sequence MAARPAKSDLEHYLIVEDDRGRKGISLKEASYRIGREKNSDIHLSSQFVSRRHATLNRRVREDGTSYYQIVDGDGEGRTSVNGLLINGRKLESHNLKHGDEIVFGPQVFAIYQLKERDLFPTVPPDDPFDITLIDPGMMMDD; translated from the coding sequence ATGGCTGCAAGACCTGCAAAATCCGATCTAGAACACTACCTAATTGTTGAGGACGATCGCGGAAGAAAAGGTATCTCTCTCAAAGAAGCCTCTTATCGGATTGGTCGAGAGAAGAATAGCGATATCCACCTTTCTTCTCAGTTTGTTTCGCGTCGCCACGCAACGCTCAATCGGCGCGTGCGAGAGGATGGAACGTCCTACTACCAAATTGTGGATGGTGATGGAGAGGGGAGAACCAGCGTCAACGGTCTTCTGATCAATGGACGCAAGCTAGAGTCTCACAACCTCAAGCACGGCGACGAAATTGTTTTTGGTCCTCAAGTTTTTGCAATTTATCAGCTTAAGGAACGGGATCTTTTCCCCACCGTTCCACCGGACGATCCCTTCGATATTACCCTGATCGATCCGGGGATGATGATGGATGATTAA
- the tmk gene encoding dTMP kinase: MTGRFIVFEGVEGAGKTTQIRAIADWLQASLPSEVPIFVTREPGGTALGQEIRKMLLEEDSPDIIAELLLYAADRAQHVAAVLKPHLEKGSIILCDRYTDSTVAYQGYGRGIDLNLIAQLNGIATGGLRSDLTFWLDVNAAVGLDRVRERGAFDRIEQADLSFHQNVQRGFSQLAKAHPQRIVRIDGNRSRDRVQQDIQEILTQRLGLEFQEIDEPLG; the protein is encoded by the coding sequence TTGACCGGACGATTTATTGTGTTTGAAGGGGTTGAAGGAGCGGGAAAAACGACTCAAATTCGCGCGATCGCGGACTGGTTACAAGCCTCTCTCCCCTCTGAGGTTCCGATTTTTGTGACTCGCGAACCGGGAGGGACGGCATTAGGGCAAGAAATCCGAAAAATGCTTTTAGAAGAGGATTCTCCCGATATTATTGCCGAGTTACTCCTTTACGCAGCCGATCGCGCCCAACACGTTGCAGCAGTCCTCAAGCCTCACCTAGAGAAGGGTTCGATTATTTTGTGCGATCGCTATACCGATTCGACTGTGGCGTATCAAGGATACGGACGGGGAATTGATTTGAATTTAATTGCGCAACTCAATGGCATTGCAACGGGGGGTTTAAGAAGCGATCTAACCTTCTGGTTGGATGTGAATGCTGCGGTTGGACTCGATCGCGTGCGAGAGCGCGGTGCTTTCGATCGCATCGAACAAGCGGATCTTAGTTTTCATCAAAATGTCCAACGGGGTTTTTCCCAATTGGCGAAGGCGCATCCCCAGCGAATTGTTCGCATTGATGGAAACCGATCGCGCGATCGCGTCCAGCAAGACATTCAGGAAATTTTAACTCAGCGACTAGGATTGGAATTTCAAGAGATTGACGAACCACTAGGGTAG
- a CDS encoding type IV pilin-like G/H family protein, whose product MVAIFKASLSSLVLVSSVGIGFAVLPTQSLALPTPHLAQAETDRNERAIAELLGEWQFPDEDQSVTLIFAPDNQLYILLPDGADSSIAIKMGYQVNATTQPMQLDVMVSPNETALTLFELTPDGKLRVNLDITPGDPRPESLGEDTALFDRVSDATQPPEEIEVIELEAASDSSPPSIPVQFISLLLQGQQAYFLENGQFAQSVDELGFATLMETEEYLYEIIPGDDRAEKVSIAGTPKNDELPSYTGAVFALPTEEDSVWGICRTEEPSTTPPLALTLAEGEIQCPSGSTLLP is encoded by the coding sequence ATGGTCGCCATCTTTAAAGCTTCTCTCTCTTCTTTAGTATTAGTCAGTAGTGTTGGAATCGGTTTCGCCGTTCTCCCCACTCAATCCCTGGCACTGCCAACCCCTCACCTCGCTCAAGCTGAAACCGATCGAAATGAGCGCGCGATCGCGGAACTTTTGGGAGAATGGCAATTTCCCGATGAAGACCAAAGCGTTACCTTAATCTTTGCCCCAGATAACCAACTCTACATCCTACTACCCGATGGAGCGGATTCTTCCATTGCCATCAAAATGGGCTATCAGGTCAACGCAACCACCCAACCCATGCAACTCGATGTCATGGTCAGTCCCAACGAAACCGCCTTAACCCTCTTTGAATTGACCCCAGACGGCAAATTGCGCGTGAATTTGGACATCACCCCCGGAGATCCCAGACCCGAGAGTTTGGGAGAAGATACGGCGCTGTTCGATCGAGTTTCCGATGCCACCCAACCCCCAGAGGAGATTGAAGTGATCGAACTAGAAGCTGCAAGCGATTCTTCTCCTCCCAGCATTCCCGTACAATTTATTTCCCTTCTTCTCCAAGGACAGCAGGCATATTTCCTCGAAAATGGTCAATTTGCCCAATCAGTTGACGAACTGGGGTTTGCGACGCTCATGGAGACAGAAGAGTACCTGTATGAAATCATTCCTGGAGACGATCGCGCAGAAAAAGTTTCGATCGCGGGAACGCCGAAAAATGACGAACTCCCCAGCTATACCGGAGCCGTTTTTGCCCTTCCCACCGAGGAAGATTCTGTTTGGGGTATTTGCCGTACTGAAGAGCCATCAACAACCCCTCCCCTTGCTTTGACCTTAGCTGAGGGAGAGATTCAATGTCCTTCTGGCTCGACTCTGCTACCCTAG
- a CDS encoding metal-sensing transcriptional repressor: MTQPKSDSLSQAKQNLTRTSRSHGKEVSAHPHVHSEEQARQLINRLSRIEGHIRGVKTMIAESRACPEVLIQIAAVRGALDRVARIILDEHLSECIGRAAEEGNIEVEIQALKEALDRFLR; this comes from the coding sequence ATGACTCAGCCAAAATCCGATTCCTTAAGTCAAGCAAAACAGAATTTGACCCGAACTTCTCGCTCTCATGGCAAGGAAGTTAGCGCGCATCCCCACGTTCATAGTGAGGAACAGGCGCGACAGCTAATCAATCGTCTTTCTCGCATTGAAGGACATATTCGCGGGGTCAAGACGATGATCGCAGAAAGTCGGGCTTGTCCGGAAGTGTTGATTCAAATTGCTGCGGTGCGCGGCGCACTCGATCGCGTGGCGCGGATAATTTTAGACGAACATTTGAGCGAGTGTATTGGACGCGCGGCGGAAGAAGGCAATATTGAGGTGGAAATTCAGGCGCTCAAAGAAGCCCTCGACCGATTTTTGCGTTAA